The Dysidea avara chromosome 13, odDysAvar1.4, whole genome shotgun sequence genome includes a region encoding these proteins:
- the LOC136242697 gene encoding trichohyalin-like isoform X1: protein MPKLKRSTSSLRASQAKRRKRIQRQDRNKRWQAQLRDTAARREARPDPVTRNEEQLRDTAARREARLDPVTRNKEQLRDTAARREARLDPVTRNEEQLRDTAARKEARLDPVTRSEELQRDTAARSEARLDPITRSEEQQRDARLEPTTRREERQHDQLQHQLARADPLYRAQEQQMENTQRHQVCSSDSHTLTACAVTGPITVVNTDGWEYSRQTWTYQQQQQQ, encoded by the exons ATGCCAAAGCTCAAGCGATCAACGTCTTCACTCCGCGCGTCTCAGGCAAAGAGACGCAAACGAATTCAACGACAAGACAGGAATAAACGATGGCAAGCACAACTACGAGACACAGCTGCTCGAAGAGAAGCCCGTCCAGACCCGGTAACAAGAAATGAAGAACAACTACGAGACACAGCTGCTCGAAGAGAAGCCCGTCTAGACCCGGTAACAAGAAATAAGGAACAACTACGAGACACAGCTGCTCGAAGAGAAGCCCGTCTAGACCCGGTAACAAGAAATGAAGAACAACTACGAGACACAGCTGCTCGAAAAGAAGCCCGTCTAGATCCGGTAACGAGAAGTGAAGAACTGCAACGAGACACAGCTGCTCGAAGTGAAGCCCGTCTAGACCCGATAACGAGAAGCGAAGAACAACAAAGAGATGCCCGCCTAGAGCCAACCACAAGGAGGGAGGAGCGACAGCACGACCAACTACAGCACCAGCTGGCAAGAGCTGATCCACTATACCGTGCACAAGAGCAGCAGATGGAGAACACACAAAGACATCAG GTGTGCAGCAGTGACAGCCACACCCTAACAGCCTGTGCAGTGACAGGTCCCATAACAGTG GTAAACACTGATGGCTGGGAATACAGCAGGCAAACGTGGACATaccagcaacagcagcagcagtga
- the LOC136242697 gene encoding trichohyalin-like isoform X3 yields the protein MPKLKRSTSSLRASQAKRRKRIQRQDRNKRWQAQLRDTAARREARPDPVTRNEEQLRDTAARREARLDPVTRNKEQLRDTAARREARLDPVTRNEEQLRDTAARKEARLDPVTRSEELQRDTAARSEARLDPITRSEEQQRDARLEPTTRREERQHDQLQHQLARADPLYRAQEQQMENTQRHQVCSSDSHTLTACAVTGPITVVCCSGPLV from the exons ATGCCAAAGCTCAAGCGATCAACGTCTTCACTCCGCGCGTCTCAGGCAAAGAGACGCAAACGAATTCAACGACAAGACAGGAATAAACGATGGCAAGCACAACTACGAGACACAGCTGCTCGAAGAGAAGCCCGTCCAGACCCGGTAACAAGAAATGAAGAACAACTACGAGACACAGCTGCTCGAAGAGAAGCCCGTCTAGACCCGGTAACAAGAAATAAGGAACAACTACGAGACACAGCTGCTCGAAGAGAAGCCCGTCTAGACCCGGTAACAAGAAATGAAGAACAACTACGAGACACAGCTGCTCGAAAAGAAGCCCGTCTAGATCCGGTAACGAGAAGTGAAGAACTGCAACGAGACACAGCTGCTCGAAGTGAAGCCCGTCTAGACCCGATAACGAGAAGCGAAGAACAACAAAGAGATGCCCGCCTAGAGCCAACCACAAGGAGGGAGGAGCGACAGCACGACCAACTACAGCACCAGCTGGCAAGAGCTGATCCACTATACCGTGCACAAGAGCAGCAGATGGAGAACACACAAAGACATCAG GTGTGCAGCAGTGACAGCCACACCCTAACAGCCTGTGCAGTGACAGGTCCCATAACAGTG GTGTGCTGTAGTGGACCCCTCGTGTGA
- the LOC136242697 gene encoding trichohyalin-like isoform X2, which translates to MPKLKRSTSSLRASQAKRRKRIQRQDRNKRWQAQLRDTAARREARPDPVTRNEEQLRDTAARREARLDPVTRNKEQLRDTAARREARLDPVTRNEEQLRDTAARKEARLDPVTRSEELQRDTAARSEARLDPITRSEEQQRDARLEPTTRREERQHDQLQHQLARADPLYRAQEQQMENTQRHQVCSSDSHTLTACAVTGPITVVCSSGPLVCVTIEPA; encoded by the exons ATGCCAAAGCTCAAGCGATCAACGTCTTCACTCCGCGCGTCTCAGGCAAAGAGACGCAAACGAATTCAACGACAAGACAGGAATAAACGATGGCAAGCACAACTACGAGACACAGCTGCTCGAAGAGAAGCCCGTCCAGACCCGGTAACAAGAAATGAAGAACAACTACGAGACACAGCTGCTCGAAGAGAAGCCCGTCTAGACCCGGTAACAAGAAATAAGGAACAACTACGAGACACAGCTGCTCGAAGAGAAGCCCGTCTAGACCCGGTAACAAGAAATGAAGAACAACTACGAGACACAGCTGCTCGAAAAGAAGCCCGTCTAGATCCGGTAACGAGAAGTGAAGAACTGCAACGAGACACAGCTGCTCGAAGTGAAGCCCGTCTAGACCCGATAACGAGAAGCGAAGAACAACAAAGAGATGCCCGCCTAGAGCCAACCACAAGGAGGGAGGAGCGACAGCACGACCAACTACAGCACCAGCTGGCAAGAGCTGATCCACTATACCGTGCACAAGAGCAGCAGATGGAGAACACACAAAGACATCAG GTGTGCAGCAGTGACAGCCACACCCTAACAGCCTGTGCAGTGACAGGTCCCATAACAGTG GTGTGTAGTAGTGGACCCCTCGTGTGTGTAACAATAGAGCCAGCATAG
- the LOC136243407 gene encoding uncharacterized protein produces the protein MADDKTNSSPRVVVTSVLARLEEKEKILNANRDLIVKHLDAEDILDQLIQEGLMGRDAAQRMQLLGTSDVDKNRIIVKQLTTAGPGALEKFREILRANRRQSFLADQLERGYYSTTTKPTSKSATMKCLIDVTVINRVQTRYLRQLPTSKTGWPKHHVIQYVRLALVEKEDITLKDENLNKITQLTLQGEVDTILKRKKPLSDLRDIFHYQEQPCPRLILIMGGPDIFQVNQRRLPSTLTKVYQLFIVMTLQRQIRKHNDEGAVSSLAVEEAATNVPPESVEIFLRMLEGIPRETVVTVYLLSKLAYCAFFDWYSNREEKMGMFKKKWKDPKIIFTVKDLLHCGIEVKTADWDGYGLLKATHIHQLPADTCTYNFAHLTIQEFLCALYISTLPQQKQPAVFKGYFHEYPNPFIYLCGLTKLSSHTIYQHVYSKLSSGSTDVVTAAKCIYESQKTGSLWSALPFTLSMNNRNLVPYECLCVSYVLSSYPVSQLSMRCCHIGDKGAKLLMKYFNKNSTGQLLQVLNVSLNYLTIDGFTHIMRIVSKSSTSLRVLDVGQNNIGDAGMPLILEGLQHSKSLAKLRVDQCKLSAKSARCISDILMRIDSLQVLELGWNNIGDDGIAAIAGALSTSKISELDVCKCSIALSGAKSLGSAIQNHHTIRKVLVRDNPITVEGAHLILCSALVSKVCQYVSINDEYERDNEVKKLVASLEHRRKFEEQREPKAE, from the exons ATGGCTGACGACAAGACCAACAGTTCACCACGCGTGGTTGTAACCAGCGTATTAGCAAGACTGGAAGAAAAGGAGAAAATACTGAATGCTAATCGTGACTTGATTGTTAAACACTTGGACGCTGAAGACATTTTAGATCAGCTCATCCAGGAGGGTTTGATGGGACGGGATGCCGCTCAACGGATGCAATTACTGGGGACAAGTGATGTagacaaaaacagaattatagTAAAACAGTTGACTACCGCTGGACCAGGCGCCCTAGAAAAGTTCCGTGAGATTTTGAGGGCCAACAGAAGACAGAGTTTTTTAGCAGACCAACTTGAAAGAG GTTATTATTCAACCACCACCAAGCCTACCAGTAAATCTGCAACTATGAAATGCTTGATAGATGTCACAGTTATAAACCGAGTGCAGACCAGGTACCTCAGACAGTTGCCAACTTCCAAAACTGGCTGGCCAaagcatcatgtgatccagtatGTACGACTGGCACTTGTGGAGAAAGAGGATATCACTCTAAAAGATGAAAACTTAAACAAGATCACCCAACTAACACTGCAAGGTGAAGTGGATACAATACTAAAGAGGAAGAAACCACTTAGTGATCTGAGGGACATCTTCCATTACCAGGAACAACCTTGTCCTCGACTAATATTGATAATGGGAGGACCAG ATATATTTCAAGTGAACCAGAGGAGGCTTCCATCTACCCTGACCAAAGTGTATCAATTATTTATTGTAATGACCCTACAAAGGCAAATTAGAAAGCACAATGATGAGGGGGCTGTGTCTTCTTTAGCTGTGGAAGAAGCAGCAACTAATGTTCCACCTGAAAGTGTTGAAATCTTTTTACGCATGTTAGAAGGTATCCCCAGAGAAACAGTTGTGACTGTGTACTTGTTGAGCAAGTTAGCTTATTGTGCTTTCTTTGACTGGTACAGCAATAGGGAAGAGAAAATGGGAATGTTTAAAAAGAAGTGGAAAGATCCGAAAATTATATTCACAGTCAAAGATCTCCTCCATTGTGGCATAGAGGTAAAGACAGCTGACTGGGATGGCTATGGTCTGTTGAAAGCTACACATATTCACCAATTACCTGCTGATACATGCACTTACAACTTTGCACATTTGACCATCCAAGAATTCTTGTGTGCTCTTTACATTTCAACATTACCACAACAGAAACAGCCTGCTGTATTTAAGGGGTACTTTCATGAATACCCCAATCCTTTTATTTACTTGTGTGGTCTAACAAAGCTATCATCACACACTATATACCAACATGTCTATTCCAAGTTGTCATCAGGTAGTACTGACGTTGTGACTGCAGCGAAATGTATTTATGAATCTCAAAAAACTGGCTCACTGTGGTCAGCATTACCTTTCACTTTGTCCATGAACAATAGGAATTTAGTTCCTTACGAATGTTTGTGTGTCTCCTACGTGCTGTCATCGTATCCAGTTTCACAGTTGAGCATGAGATGTTGTCACATTGGAGATAAAGGAGCTAAACTGTTAATGAAGTACTTCAATAAGAACTCCACTGGGCAGCTACTACAAGTTCTTAATGTTAGTTTAAACTACCTCACCATTGATGGGTTTACACACATAATGAGGATCGTAAGTAAAA GTAGTACTTCACTGAGGGTATTAGATGTTGGTCAGAACAATATTGGTGATGCTGGGATGCCACTGATCTTGGAAGGACTACAGCATAGCAAATCACTTGCTAAACTGAGGGTAGACCAATGCAAACTATCTGCAAAAA GTGCCAGATGTATCAGTGACATTTTGATGAGGATTGATAGTTTACAAGTGCTTGAGTTAGGATGGAACAATATTGGTGATGATGGCATTGCTGCCATAGCTGGAGCTCTTAGCACAAGCAAGATCAGCGAATTAGATGTTTGTAAATGTAGTATTGCTCTTAGTGGTGCAAAATCCCTTGGATCAGCCATACAAAATCATCACACAATCAGAAAGGTGTTAGTACGAGACAATCCCATCACTGTGGAAGGAGCTCACTTAATCTTATGTTCAGCATTAGTCAGCAAGGTGTGTCAGTATGTGTCAATTAATGATGAGTATGAAAGAGACAATGAAGTGAAGAAGTTGGTGGCTAGTCTAGAACATAGGAGAAAGTTTGAG GAGCAAAGAGAACCCAAAGCTGAATGA